In Rutidosis leptorrhynchoides isolate AG116_Rl617_1_P2 chromosome 6, CSIRO_AGI_Rlap_v1, whole genome shotgun sequence, the DNA window ACTATAACAAAGTACAAACAATTGACATTGGCACGACAAACATCTTAACTTGTGTCTTCGAACACCACGAACCAGGAACTTCAACAAAAGTTAATTCGCCAATACTATATATGACGACGATGAAGCTATGACATCTGTTGAAAAACAAGAGAATCCTAAAAGGAAGACTGGAACAAATAGGAGCTAAAAAACTCATGTGATAAAGCAACCAACTGAAACGCCTGAACATCTAACATCGTCCAACCACCGACCGAACACCACTAAGCATCCAAAATCATCCTAAAAAGCAGAAAACCGTCGCCAGCTACCACAGTAAACCACTGAACCAGCAAATCTCCCAAAACTGTGTCCAAACCCTCGAACCCAAACCGCATCCGTTATAACAAATCAAACATAGCAATGGGCTTCACCCAACCGGGGCCAAGCCGGGGATTGTTCAATGAAGGTGACGTTGTCGGGAACAACCCACCAGAGCAAACTGCAAGTGAAATGAAATGATGAAAACCGTATGGAGAGCTACCAGAAAAGAAAATAGGGTCAAAACTTAGAAAGGGCAGCGCCATCAGATAACAAACCAAGGCGTTGGAGGGACGACAAAAATGAATTAAAACTACCGATTTATTTGAAGTGTTTATGGGAGTAGGAACCTTGACTAAGAAAATCTGAATACAAAATACAATAATAAACTAACAGATAAAACAAATAACGAAGACATGCAAGAACATATACTGTATAAGTTAACCTACAATATCAACAATAATACTCAATGCCATGGAAATATAAGTTACGGCATGATGTAACAGATAAAACAGAATAACGAAGACATGAAAGGCCATCACGCCTCTTCCCGTAAGACCAGTATTAGTGGTGATGGACGTAATGGGGGTGTGATGGGTGTTTTTGAGGGGTATAGTGGTGATTTGGCAAAGGTGATGGCGTGATGAAGTTTGTAATGGTATGAGGTGATGTTGTGTGATGaagttattttataattttaaatgatttttttaacagcgattgggatcacccgagggggactaaaccacccgttgtgatcatctcccatttcgactatgccgatgcagcgataataaccccgaccCCATCGCTGCCcgagaggaaaccttgaaaccgatccaagggcacgaccaagtaaaacccccctcccctttaccccccaaacgatatgggaaaggtgtcatgggtggatacttcatggcagagatgaaattgtgttttaatatgtagctaacgggggtcgaactcctgacctcctcaCCAACCGCTGGATCACATCACAACTTCTAATTTTAATTGATTTAATCAAATTATAAATGAAATTATTTAATTTTTGATTGATTAAAAACCCTATCACCTTCGTGTGATGGAATCATCACACCACTCAAAATCATCACCCATCACGCCCCACTACGACGTGATAGTTGCGTGATTGTGCAAGTTTTGAGGCTATCACACTGCACTATTAAGAGCACCAGGAGTGGTGCCCGTCGGGTACCCCGTCCCCCACCCCGTCGCACGTCACCCCACTCCCCCACCCCGTCGCTCCATCTCGTTTCGGTGATGTCAGTCGCATGGGCGACGCAATTCTAACGgccaacatttttttttttttttaatccccACTTTTCCCActtttacctatatatatatacaacccTTTTCTCAACCCAAACACACACTCTCAACTCTTCTCGATTAAAAACACACGACTATTGCTTAAAAATGAATTCTTCAAGCATTATTTCATTGAATGTTTACCACGGTGGAGAGCCTAGCGAGGATTGGAAATCGTATTCCAACTCGCAATGTACTCCGTTCAAGTCCCTCGACGTTAACGGGTGGGACACAGGGCGTTTGTTCAACTACATACGAGAGCATGTCGACTTCGAGGCCTCGGATTTTATGTACATTGTTCCAGAAACTCAAACCTTTGAGTTTCTCACGACTGAACAAGAATGGGAAGAACTAGTCGGGAAAGCAAAACTCAACGACGAGTCTATCGACTTGTATTGTATCCACATATGGTCTCGTGAATTCATCCGCCGCCCACGTCCTCACTACCCGCACGACGAGAGTGATGAGGAATACAATAGTCCTAAAACCCCGTGAAAGGCTCGATCGGACGAGTTAATTTTTAGAAAATTTcggtttgtttttttatttttaagacttgtaatgttttatttatttattttaggttggtaatatttttctttttttttttaggaatcgtaatgttttttattttttatttttaggaatcgTGTGTTTTTTTATTTTCTTAGAAaatgtaaatttttttatttttaatgaaagttatttttattactttatgttatatttaaaatcttaaaaataataattaaaatataaactgACATATACAACTGACATAGATCACCACTCACCACTTTTTCTGAATCAACAAATCAGGCTTCCCACATGCAACTGACATTAGTTATCACCGCTCCCAGAGCTTTAAAGGTCTGATTTTACTCGGTAACAAGCTTAAATTACCATTTGTTTTGAGAGGAGGAAAAAACGAATAAGTAGGGCCCACATGATGTGGGCCATATTTATTTCGCAACAGAGCCACAACACCATCCCTACCGGGGGAAAAAAAATAGAGGAACTCGAGGCTGCCGCCGAAAATACACACCAAAAACAGGCTCCGATGTATCAAACAAGAACCAAAGGATCTCAAACTATGAAATCTTTCAATTATTGTTTTAAGGTATCTAAATTTTCAAGCCGTTGTTATTCATCATTGTCATCATCAATTTCCCTCAACAAACACTTATCATTAGTTAAAAGTTACAACACATACAGTTACGCCACCACCATTGATTTTCAAAactctaataaaaactataaaagttTGGATTTTTCAGTAACTAATTCTCCATTTTACCAAAACCCTAGTAAGGTTTATACCCGGACCTACAATACAAAtgccaataataataatgatcaaaagcATGGGCAATTACTTGGTACAATTGAGGAGCTTGATGCTTTTTGCAAGGAGAGGAAATTAAAGGAAGCTGTTGAGGTTTTAGGTTTACTCGAGCAGAAAAACATTTTTGTTGATTTAAATAGGTTTCTGTTGTTGATGAATGCATGTGGAGAGACTCAGGCACTTGAAGAAGGTAAAAAGGTATATCAGTACCTTGTTAGATCAGTATCTGATATTGATGTTTGGGTTTCTAATAAGATTATTGAAATGTACGCAAAGTGCGGGTCTATGGAAGATGCATGGAACGTGTTTGATAAAATGCCACAGAGGAATTTTACATCTTGGGACACGATGATTACATGGTTAGCAAAAAACGGGTATGGTGAAGATGCCATTGATATGTTTACCGAGTTTAAAAAGATTGGTTTGAAACCTGATAGTCAGATGTTTTTTGGCGCGTTTACTGCGTGTAGCGTTGTGGGAGACATGAAAGAAGGGTTGTTGCATTTTGAGTCAATGAGTAAAAATTATGATATTATTCCATCGATGGATCATTATAAGAGTGTAGTGGATATGCTTGGGAGTGCAGGGTATTTAAACGAAGCGTTGCATTTTATTGAAAAAATGCCTATGGAGCCAAGTGTGGAAATTTGGGAAACGTTGATGAATAATTGTCGTGTTCATGGGGATACAGAGCTTGGAGATCGATGTTTAGAGCTTATTGAGCTGCTAGATCCCACACGTTTAGATGAACAAACGAAGGCGGGTCTGATACCAATAAAAGCTTCAGATATtgcaaaagaaaaagaaaagaaaaaaaatcctCTAGAGTTAAAATCTAAAGTGTACGAGTATAGAGCAGGGGACAGATCTCACCCGAATCATCAGAAGTTATATAGTCAACTTAGGTGTTTAAAACAGCAGATGATAGAGGTTGGTTATGTTCCGTTGCATAGATTTTGTCTTCATGATGTAGACCAAGAAAGCAAGGACGAAGCTCTTTTATCACATAGTGAAAGACTTGCGTTGTCTCAAGCCCTTTTGACCAGTCCGGCCCGTTCAACGATACGGATAGTAAAAAATCTTCGGGCTTGTGGTGATTGCCACGAAGCATTTAAGATGATTTCTAAGATCGTTGGAAGACAGATTGTTGCACGGGACTCTAAGAGGTTTCATCATTTTAAAAATGGCGTATGTTCTTGTGGAGATTATTGGTGATATAGATATGAGTATAATTTATTTACAACTAATTTGGTTTTGCTAGTTTTGCTGATGATAATGGAAATCTATTTACAAGTTTCTATATATAAGATCTTATAATTGTTTAAGCAGCAATATAGATATGAGTATAATTTATTTTACAATCGTGTGGTTCAAAATAGTTATCATTATTTCTATTTTAGTACTAACTACATTCAAGTTGGTTCATTTGCAAAGTGTATGTTTTCATTTTGTGGATTTTAACTTTGGAGACCGAGTAAGAAAATAAGTAAAAAGTTGGGATCAAATTAACAAAATGATTTGTTAGATGAATTACATTCGTACTGTAAGGCCTCCTAGTTTCATACTTCTATGTTTATTGCATCATTTCTATATAGATCTTTGTTTGTTAAATTTCAAATGTGTACCTTAATTGTTGCTCCCTTCATCCTTATCCTATTATGGAGAAGCTTTCCATGAAACGTGAAGTGTGTTTATAATGGAGTAGTTGAATTCAATAGGCTTGCCTGAGTGGTCACCGAGTTgctcaatgaagcacaccacccgggttcaattcctgactatgccaaattgttcaaaaaggtagtgtgactagagggtgcgcataatgcgcaattcacccggtaccaggtctcgcg includes these proteins:
- the LOC139855427 gene encoding pentatricopeptide repeat-containing protein At2g34370, mitochondrial-like, with protein sequence MMWAIFISQQSHNTIPTGGKKIEELEAAAENTHQKQAPMYQTRTKGSQTMKSFNYCFKVSKFSSRCYSSLSSSISLNKHLSLVKSYNTYSYATTIDFQNSNKNYKSLDFSVTNSPFYQNPSKVYTRTYNTNANNNNDQKHGQLLGTIEELDAFCKERKLKEAVEVLGLLEQKNIFVDLNRFLLLMNACGETQALEEGKKVYQYLVRSVSDIDVWVSNKIIEMYAKCGSMEDAWNVFDKMPQRNFTSWDTMITWLAKNGYGEDAIDMFTEFKKIGLKPDSQMFFGAFTACSVVGDMKEGLLHFESMSKNYDIIPSMDHYKSVVDMLGSAGYLNEALHFIEKMPMEPSVEIWETLMNNCRVHGDTELGDRCLELIELLDPTRLDEQTKAGLIPIKASDIAKEKEKKKNPLELKSKVYEYRAGDRSHPNHQKLYSQLRCLKQQMIEVGYVPLHRFCLHDVDQESKDEALLSHSERLALSQALLTSPARSTIRIVKNLRACGDCHEAFKMISKIVGRQIVARDSKRFHHFKNGVCSCGDYW